One part of the Haliaeetus albicilla chromosome 9, bHalAlb1.1, whole genome shotgun sequence genome encodes these proteins:
- the NSRP1 gene encoding nuclear speckle splicing regulatory protein 1 isoform X2 produces the protein MLQCMNMTVFMMKCSRRRKKVMPECYLEKMTKRSIPENPRYIQNILKAAEIRKKEQEKRMERKIQKEREMEGGEFAHKEAFVTSAYKKKLQERAEEEERERREAALEAYLDVTKQKDLSGFYRHLLNQRVGEEEMPKCSFREARIKEEKSDSCYDESNQRNKCPYERQQLKPSTKKESNPDADTDLGTDSSDDDKRHKNSKVNLKKKKRRESSVSSEEEAKRHESQRCSRSPSSSSVEEELHTKAHLTKRGESRPSRRGNDEQYREKDYERSKTHEKDHQREKEERHRYGDHTNKDNYRRREEQDDKQRGKERREREGRGREWRKAKDREEKGSEKERGKERIRNGKDRYNDREKERGEKCREKEDHVRERREKCGSDEKKYRERRESTPTSSEKHGETDLGKERKGKEREADEKGRSISGILSEQKRKAGEEGEKEEKKQAQKPPESMSKFAKRSNEETVMSARDRYLARQMARVSTKSYIEKEED, from the exons ATGCTACAGTGTATGAATATGACAGTATTTATGatgaaatgcagcagaagaagaaagaaagtaaTGCCAGAGTGTTATCtggaaaagatgacaaaaaggTCGATACCTGAAAAT CCCAGATATATCCAAAATATCCtcaaagcagctgaaattaGAAAGAaggagcaagaaaaaagaatggaaagaaaaattcagaaagagcGTGAAATGGAAGGAGGAGAGTTTGCCCACAAAGAGGCTTTTGTGACTTCAGCCTATAAAAAGAAGCTGCAAGAaagggctgaggaggaggaaagagaaagaagagaggcagCTCTTGAGG cGTACCTGGATGTGACTAAACAGAAGGATCTCAGTGGATTTTACAGACATCTTTTAAACCAGAGGGTAGGGGAAGAAGAGATGCCTAAATGCAGCTTCCGTGAAGCCAG gataaaggaagaaaaatctgacaGTTGTTATGATGAATCCAACCAAAGGAACAAATGCCCATATGAAAGACAACAACTGAAGCCCTCTACTAAGAAAGAAAGTAATCCAGATGCTGATACTGACTTAGGAACTGATAGTAGTGATGATGATAAGAGACATAAAAATAGTAAAGtaaatttgaaaaagaagaaaaggagagagagctCTGTGAGCAGTGAAGAGGAGGCTAAACGTCACGAGAGCCAGAGGTGTTCCAGGTCACCAAGCTCATCCAGTGTGGAGGAAGAGCTGCACACAAAAGCCCATCTTACAAAGAGGGGAGAGAGCAGACCAAGCAGAAGGGGAAATGATGAACAGTACAGGGAAAAAGATTATGAGAGAAGTAAGACCCATGAAAAGGATCaccaaagggaaaaggaagagcgACATAGATACGGGGATCACACTAATAAAGATAACTACAGAAGGAGGGAAGAGCAAGACGATAAacaaagggggaaggaaagaagagagagggagggacGTGGCAGAGAATGGAGGAAGGCAAAggacagagaagagaagggttcAGAAAAGGAACgagggaaagaaagaataagaaatggTAAAGATAGATATAATgacagagagaaggagagaggagagaaatgcagagaaaaggaagatcatgtgagggagaggagagagaaatgtGGCAgtgatgaaaagaaatacagagagaggagggaaagtaCTCCTACATCTTCAGAAAAACATGGAGAGACTGatctgggaaaagagagaaagggaaaagaaagagaggcgGATGAGAAGGGAAGATCCATCTCTGGAATTTTGTCTGAGCAGAAACGTAAAGCtggagaggaaggggagaaagaggagaaaaaacaagccCAGAAACCACCTGAGAGCATGAGCAAATTTGCCAAACGGAGCAATGAAGAGACAGTCATGTCAGCAAGGGACCGCTATTTGGCAAGGCAAATGGCACGTGTCAGTACTAAATCTTACATTGAGAAGGAAGAAGATTAA
- the NSRP1 gene encoding nuclear speckle splicing regulatory protein 1 isoform X1, giving the protein MAALSKQYGLIMPKKLPQKNLVSKKLSVFADDSDEEPSVGESLQKEALKKQAMKQTKLEIQKALEEDATVYEYDSIYDEMQQKKKESNARVLSGKDDKKPRYIQNILKAAEIRKKEQEKRMERKIQKEREMEGGEFAHKEAFVTSAYKKKLQERAEEEERERREAALEAYLDVTKQKDLSGFYRHLLNQRVGEEEMPKCSFREARIKEEKSDSCYDESNQRNKCPYERQQLKPSTKKESNPDADTDLGTDSSDDDKRHKNSKVNLKKKKRRESSVSSEEEAKRHESQRCSRSPSSSSVEEELHTKAHLTKRGESRPSRRGNDEQYREKDYERSKTHEKDHQREKEERHRYGDHTNKDNYRRREEQDDKQRGKERREREGRGREWRKAKDREEKGSEKERGKERIRNGKDRYNDREKERGEKCREKEDHVRERREKCGSDEKKYRERRESTPTSSEKHGETDLGKERKGKEREADEKGRSISGILSEQKRKAGEEGEKEEKKQAQKPPESMSKFAKRSNEETVMSARDRYLARQMARVSTKSYIEKEED; this is encoded by the exons CCATCTGTTGGTGAAAGTCTTCAGAAAGAAGCATTGAAAAAACAAGCAATGAAACAG actaAATTGGAGATTCAGAAGGCTTTGGAGGAAGATGCTACAGTGTATGAATATGACAGTATTTATGatgaaatgcagcagaagaagaaagaaagtaaTGCCAGAGTGTTATCtggaaaagatgacaaaaag CCCAGATATATCCAAAATATCCtcaaagcagctgaaattaGAAAGAaggagcaagaaaaaagaatggaaagaaaaattcagaaagagcGTGAAATGGAAGGAGGAGAGTTTGCCCACAAAGAGGCTTTTGTGACTTCAGCCTATAAAAAGAAGCTGCAAGAaagggctgaggaggaggaaagagaaagaagagaggcagCTCTTGAGG cGTACCTGGATGTGACTAAACAGAAGGATCTCAGTGGATTTTACAGACATCTTTTAAACCAGAGGGTAGGGGAAGAAGAGATGCCTAAATGCAGCTTCCGTGAAGCCAG gataaaggaagaaaaatctgacaGTTGTTATGATGAATCCAACCAAAGGAACAAATGCCCATATGAAAGACAACAACTGAAGCCCTCTACTAAGAAAGAAAGTAATCCAGATGCTGATACTGACTTAGGAACTGATAGTAGTGATGATGATAAGAGACATAAAAATAGTAAAGtaaatttgaaaaagaagaaaaggagagagagctCTGTGAGCAGTGAAGAGGAGGCTAAACGTCACGAGAGCCAGAGGTGTTCCAGGTCACCAAGCTCATCCAGTGTGGAGGAAGAGCTGCACACAAAAGCCCATCTTACAAAGAGGGGAGAGAGCAGACCAAGCAGAAGGGGAAATGATGAACAGTACAGGGAAAAAGATTATGAGAGAAGTAAGACCCATGAAAAGGATCaccaaagggaaaaggaagagcgACATAGATACGGGGATCACACTAATAAAGATAACTACAGAAGGAGGGAAGAGCAAGACGATAAacaaagggggaaggaaagaagagagagggagggacGTGGCAGAGAATGGAGGAAGGCAAAggacagagaagagaagggttcAGAAAAGGAACgagggaaagaaagaataagaaatggTAAAGATAGATATAATgacagagagaaggagagaggagagaaatgcagagaaaaggaagatcatgtgagggagaggagagagaaatgtGGCAgtgatgaaaagaaatacagagagaggagggaaagtaCTCCTACATCTTCAGAAAAACATGGAGAGACTGatctgggaaaagagagaaagggaaaagaaagagaggcgGATGAGAAGGGAAGATCCATCTCTGGAATTTTGTCTGAGCAGAAACGTAAAGCtggagaggaaggggagaaagaggagaaaaaacaagccCAGAAACCACCTGAGAGCATGAGCAAATTTGCCAAACGGAGCAATGAAGAGACAGTCATGTCAGCAAGGGACCGCTATTTGGCAAGGCAAATGGCACGTGTCAGTACTAAATCTTACATTGAGAAGGAAGAAGATTAA